In the Euphorbia lathyris chromosome 5, ddEupLath1.1, whole genome shotgun sequence genome, one interval contains:
- the LOC136229846 gene encoding protein SKIP34: MCYGHQRSVSLDDLISSRNRRSQNDYASAVEHLLARLAQTEALLDRARAREAELTRCLDEMKRFVSVMEILESYLKRRFHDQQQHVSLLLSPVSA; this comes from the coding sequence ATGTGCTACGGCCATCAACGTTCCGTATCACTTGATGACCTAATCTCCTCACGGAACCGCCGGTCTCAAAACGACTACGCATCTGCTGTGGAACATCTTCTTGCCCGCCTAGCCCAAACCGAGGCTCTTTTAGATCGAGCTAGAGCGAGGGAAGCGGAGCTCACTCGCTGTCTCGATGAAATGAAGCGTTTCGTCTCCGTTATGGAGATCCTCGAGTCTTACCTTAAGCGAAGGTTTCACGACCAGCAACAGCACGTATCTCTCCTCTTGTCACCCGTATCGGCTTAA